A genome region from Deltaproteobacteria bacterium includes the following:
- the nadA gene encoding quinolinate synthase NadA, which produces MELAEKIDPTLDLAGEIVRLKKERNAVILAHYYQEDDIQDIADFIGDSLQLAQAAKSTAADVIVFCGVHFMAETAKILNPSRTVVIPDMDAGCSLADGCPAPEFARFRAQHPDHFVVSYINCSAAVKALSDVICTSSNAVKIVSRIPKDRPVIFAPDKHLGAWVRKQTGRDDMVLWNGTCIVHETFSERKLIDLKVRHPQAKVIAHPECTAPVLNLADHIGSTKALLEYTRQSEASEFIVATEPGIIHQMEKYSPRKKFIPAPGEDESCNCNECPYMKLNTMEKIYAAMRDLKPTIEMDEAVRLKALKPLELMLEWSA; this is translated from the coding sequence ATGGAACTGGCCGAAAAGATCGACCCCACCCTGGACCTCGCTGGCGAGATCGTGCGCCTAAAGAAGGAGCGCAACGCCGTCATCCTCGCGCACTACTACCAGGAGGATGACATCCAGGACATCGCCGATTTCATCGGCGACTCTCTCCAGCTCGCGCAGGCGGCCAAATCCACCGCCGCCGACGTCATCGTTTTCTGCGGCGTCCACTTCATGGCCGAGACGGCCAAGATCCTGAACCCCTCGCGCACGGTCGTGATCCCCGACATGGACGCCGGGTGCAGCCTCGCCGACGGTTGCCCGGCCCCGGAGTTCGCCCGGTTCAGGGCGCAGCACCCGGACCATTTCGTCGTGAGCTACATCAACTGCTCGGCGGCAGTGAAAGCGCTCTCGGACGTGATCTGCACCTCGTCCAACGCGGTGAAGATCGTCAGCCGGATCCCGAAGGACCGGCCCGTCATCTTCGCCCCGGACAAGCACCTCGGCGCCTGGGTGAGGAAGCAGACCGGCCGCGACGACATGGTGCTCTGGAACGGCACCTGCATCGTCCACGAGACGTTCAGCGAGCGCAAACTCATTGATCTCAAGGTCCGCCACCCCCAGGCGAAGGTGATCGCACACCCCGAGTGCACCGCGCCGGTGCTGAACCTTGCCGACCACATCGGCTCGACGAAGGCGCTCCTCGAATACACGCGGCAGTCGGAGGCCAGCGAGTTCATCGTCGCCACCGAGCCGGGCATCATCCACCAGATGGAGAAATACTCGCCCCGGAAGAAGTTCATCCCCGCCCCCGGCGAGGACGAATCGTGCAACTGCAACGAGTGTCCCTACATGAAGCTCAACACGATGGAGAAAATCTACGCCGCCATGAGGGATCTGAAGCCCACGATCGAGATGGACGAGGCCGTCCGGCTGAAGGCCCTCAAGCCGCTGGAGCTCATGCTCGAATGGAGCGCGTGA
- the obgE gene encoding GTPase ObgE: MRFIDEVTIHVASGHGGPGCVAFRREKFRPKGGPSGGNGGAGGSVILRASTRKHTLLDFRYQPRAIAKNGQQGMGNDMYGRDAENLVLEVPVGTRAYRADTNEIICDLTEDGQEIVIAKGGRGGMGNMHFATARRQTPRYAQPGEPGEEMDVRLELQLLADVGLVGLPNAGKSTLISRISSARPKIADYPFTTLAPNLGVVEWAEFKTYVVADLPGIIEGAHHGAGLGIRFLKHARRSRVLLFVIDVAAPEDPVATYDLLLKEIRAFDKSMLDKPRLVALNKMDTNPDAAILKKLLARFKRKKVEVWTISGVSGQNIPELKTRLGHLLEEMGARTHAEAVEPEATEAAGDDW, translated from the coding sequence ATGCGGTTCATCGACGAAGTCACGATTCACGTCGCTTCCGGCCACGGAGGCCCGGGCTGCGTCGCCTTCCGGCGGGAGAAGTTCCGCCCCAAGGGCGGGCCATCGGGCGGCAATGGCGGCGCGGGCGGCAGCGTGATCCTGAGGGCCAGCACCCGCAAGCACACCCTTCTCGACTTCCGCTACCAGCCCCGCGCCATAGCGAAAAACGGCCAGCAGGGGATGGGGAACGACATGTACGGGAGGGACGCGGAGAACCTCGTCCTCGAAGTGCCCGTGGGAACCCGCGCCTACCGGGCGGACACGAACGAAATCATCTGCGACCTGACCGAGGACGGGCAGGAGATCGTCATCGCCAAGGGCGGCAGGGGCGGCATGGGGAACATGCACTTTGCCACCGCCCGGCGGCAGACACCCCGCTACGCGCAGCCCGGCGAGCCCGGCGAGGAGATGGACGTCCGGCTTGAGCTGCAACTGCTGGCCGACGTGGGACTGGTGGGCCTTCCCAATGCCGGCAAGTCCACGCTCATCAGCCGGATATCCTCCGCCCGGCCCAAGATCGCCGACTACCCGTTCACGACGCTCGCGCCGAACCTGGGCGTCGTCGAGTGGGCGGAGTTCAAGACCTACGTCGTCGCCGACCTGCCGGGAATAATCGAAGGTGCCCATCATGGCGCGGGCCTCGGCATCCGGTTCCTGAAGCATGCGCGGCGCTCGCGGGTGCTGCTGTTCGTGATCGATGTGGCCGCACCGGAAGACCCCGTGGCGACGTACGACCTCCTTCTCAAGGAGATCCGGGCCTTCGACAAGTCCATGCTCGACAAGCCCCGGCTCGTCGCCCTGAACAAGATGGACACGAACCCTGACGCCGCTATCCTCAAGAAACTGCTCGCCCGGTTCAAGCGCAAGAAGGTCGAGGTGTGGACAATTTCCGGTGTTTCCGGCCAGAACATACCGGAACTGAAGACCCGGCTTGGGCACCTGCTGGAGGAGATGGGGGCACGCACCCATGCCGAGGCCGTGGAACCCGAAGCCACTGAAGCCGCCGGAGACGACTGGTGA
- the proB gene encoding glutamate 5-kinase — protein MKRSDIPEVRRAVIKLGSRVLVSGDRIDAARLGRLVDEIAALRKRGLEVAVVTSGAVASGRSRLGLKEKPKTIPLKQATAAVGQSLLMHSYGQEFGRHGLVTGQVLITQQVVSNRQLYLNARNTLETLFELGVVPVINENDTVSVEEIKFGDNDRLSAIVAGLLQAQLLVILTDVDGLYDQNPNEHPDARRIGEVSQITDSLKGLAGGTSSEVGLGGMKTKLDAAETGTRGGAAVVIASGIREGVLSRVFAGEDEGTFFAPDEKGMSRRRHWIAHTLQPKGELVLDAGATQALRGGKKSLLPAGVREVRGEFDPGDCVKCLAPDGREFARGIVAYGSRDAARIAGRKTEEIEKLLGYRDVDELIHRDDLVILNG, from the coding sequence GTGAAACGCAGCGACATTCCCGAGGTCCGCCGGGCCGTCATCAAGCTGGGCTCGCGGGTGCTCGTGAGCGGCGACCGGATCGACGCCGCACGCCTTGGCCGCCTCGTTGACGAAATCGCCGCGCTCCGCAAGCGGGGGCTTGAAGTGGCTGTCGTGACCTCCGGTGCCGTGGCCTCTGGCCGCTCGCGGCTTGGCCTGAAGGAAAAGCCGAAAACGATCCCGCTCAAGCAGGCCACCGCCGCCGTGGGCCAGAGTCTCCTCATGCACTCCTACGGGCAGGAGTTCGGCCGCCACGGGCTTGTCACCGGGCAGGTGCTCATCACGCAGCAGGTGGTCAGCAACCGGCAGCTTTATCTGAACGCCCGGAACACGCTCGAAACCCTGTTCGAGCTGGGCGTCGTGCCGGTCATCAACGAGAACGACACGGTATCGGTCGAGGAGATCAAGTTCGGCGACAACGACAGGCTTTCGGCCATCGTCGCGGGCCTTTTGCAGGCGCAGCTTCTGGTGATCCTCACTGACGTGGACGGACTCTACGACCAGAACCCGAACGAGCACCCGGACGCCCGGCGAATCGGCGAGGTTTCCCAGATCACCGACAGCCTGAAAGGGCTTGCCGGCGGCACCTCGTCGGAGGTTGGCCTCGGCGGGATGAAGACCAAGCTGGACGCGGCCGAGACCGGAACCCGCGGCGGCGCGGCCGTCGTCATCGCCTCCGGCATCCGCGAGGGTGTCCTCAGCCGGGTTTTCGCCGGAGAGGACGAGGGGACGTTCTTCGCTCCCGACGAGAAGGGCATGTCGCGCCGCCGCCACTGGATCGCCCACACGCTCCAGCCAAAAGGGGAGCTGGTCCTCGACGCCGGCGCCACGCAGGCACTCCGGGGCGGGAAGAAATCGCTGCTCCCGGCAGGCGTGCGCGAGGTCCGCGGGGAGTTCGATCCCGGCGACTGCGTGAAGTGCCTCGCCCCCGACGGCCGGGAGTTCGCACGCGGGATCGTGGCCTACGGCTCCCGGGACGCGGCCCGGATCGCCGGGCGCAAGACCGAGGAGATCGAAAAGCTTCTCGGCTACCGGGACGTGGACGAGCTCATCCACCGGGATGACCTCGTAATCCTGAACGGTTAG
- a CDS encoding outer membrane beta-barrel protein, whose amino-acid sequence MLNIRFSPLQCMVFLAVLFSGASPVRADGNWVLGARGGISWILQKVDGNKDADAGGHLNIHGGYRIAKPLLVGLMLDAERHDVRQGTLKLGDHYTFSVLPFAEARLDLPGMPVVPFANLGIGVNINDLDDDPSFGALNARNKEAYRFGIGADWVFADTAAVTMELAYKINDSSIRSAAASVTSGSYRMNSLALLFGARLIF is encoded by the coding sequence GTGCTGAACATCCGGTTTTCACCCTTGCAGTGTATGGTGTTTCTGGCTGTCCTTTTCAGCGGGGCATCACCGGTCCGAGCCGACGGCAACTGGGTGCTGGGGGCGCGGGGCGGCATTTCGTGGATCCTGCAGAAGGTGGACGGCAACAAGGACGCCGACGCGGGCGGGCACCTGAACATTCACGGCGGGTACCGCATCGCCAAGCCGCTGCTGGTGGGCCTGATGCTGGACGCCGAACGCCACGACGTCCGGCAGGGCACCCTGAAGCTGGGCGACCACTACACCTTTTCCGTTCTCCCCTTCGCCGAGGCCCGCCTCGACCTGCCGGGAATGCCGGTGGTGCCGTTCGCCAATCTGGGCATCGGCGTCAACATCAACGATCTAGACGACGATCCGAGCTTCGGGGCGCTGAATGCCCGGAACAAGGAGGCCTACCGCTTCGGTATCGGGGCCGACTGGGTATTCGCGGATACGGCCGCCGTGACGATGGAGCTTGCCTACAAGATCAACGACTCCAGCATCCGGAGCGCGGCGGCTAGCGTGACGAGCGGCAGCTACCGGATGAACTCGCTCGCGCTCCTGTTCGGCGCCCGGCTGATTTTCTGA
- the rplU gene encoding 50S ribosomal protein L21 codes for MHAVIITQGKQYRVAQGDRLVLDRVDAAPGSEVTIDKVLVVEKDGGETVVGKPYVSGAKVTLKVIEEMRGPKILIWKHRRRKNSRKRQGFRAEQSRVEVTAISA; via the coding sequence ATGCACGCCGTAATCATTACCCAGGGCAAGCAGTACCGCGTCGCCCAAGGCGACAGGCTCGTCCTCGACCGGGTGGACGCCGCGCCGGGCAGCGAGGTCACCATCGACAAGGTGCTGGTCGTGGAAAAGGACGGCGGCGAGACGGTGGTCGGCAAACCGTACGTGAGCGGCGCGAAGGTGACGCTCAAGGTGATCGAGGAGATGCGCGGCCCCAAGATTCTCATCTGGAAGCACCGGCGGCGGAAGAACTCCCGCAAGCGTCAGGGTTTCCGGGCCGAGCAGTCCCGGGTGGAAGTGACGGCGATCTCGGCCTGA
- the rpmA gene encoding 50S ribosomal protein L27, which yields MADRVNGRDSHGQRRGVKRADGQTVQPGNIIVRQVGTRVHPGRNVAMGNDFTIFATAEGTVKFTRWGKARKRVHVIPLEEAAAAKG from the coding sequence ATGGCAGATCGGGTTAACGGACGCGATTCCCACGGGCAGCGGCGAGGCGTCAAGCGCGCCGACGGACAGACCGTGCAGCCGGGCAACATCATCGTGCGCCAGGTCGGCACGCGGGTTCACCCCGGCCGCAACGTGGCCATGGGCAACGACTTCACCATCTTCGCCACCGCCGAGGGAACCGTGAAGTTCACCCGGTGGGGCAAGGCCAGGAAGCGGGTCCATGTGATCCCGCTCGAGGAGGCCGCGGCCGCCAAGGGCTGA